GCCTTGAATCACTTTGGCATCAATACCCTACTGGGCCTGACATCTTTCCAGACCAAAGACGTGTTTCCCCGAATAGCGGCTATCCTGGATGCACCGCTCCTGCTGGACTGTACCCAGGTCGACCTGGATGCCCTGACAGCGGAAAAGTCTCAATATTCAGGCAAGACCATTGCACGTTTCAAGGTGAGCGGAAGCCACTTTTTATTTGCTATCCGCCCCAATGTCATCGCCGCGCAACCCGCACTCGTCACCGCGGAGGTTCTATCCTTTCAAACCAACATTGCGGAAGCATCCCTGAGGGTTGAAGCTGTCAAGAAAGATGCCGGCGGCGCGATCGACCTGGCGGAGGCGCCGATTATAATTGCCGGCGGCCGTGGCATGCAAAACGGTGACAATTACCGTATCCTGTATGAATGTGCTCAAATTCTGGGAGCGGCTGTCGGGGCTTCGCGTGTAGCGGTGGATGCCGGCTGGGTGCCACATTCAATGCAGGTGGGACAAACCGGGACGACGGTCAGCCCCAATCTTTACATCGCCTGCGGCATCTCGGGCTCGGTACAGCATTTTGCCGGAATGAAGACGGCGCAGGTGGTGGTGGCCATCAACACGGATTCCCAGGCAGCCATGATGCAGCATTGTGATTATGGAATTGCGGGGGATCTATTTGAAGTCGTGCCCGTTTTAACCCGCCAGCTCAAAGCCGCACTCAAGTCTGAATAAGTGCGGCACAATCGAATACAATCAAAGCAAAGCGGGTGCTTACCGATATGGGATTGAGTTAAGTGCAGTGCGGCTTATAACCATCTGATGCGCTGTGCGGTGGGAAAATTCAGGTTTAAAGGAATTCAGGGACCTATTCTTGTTTTTCCTCTTCTATTTTCTCAGGCTCTTTTTTTTCTGCCTCGTCTGACTCGCCTTTGAAATTGCGAATGGCCTTACCCATTCCGGCGCCGATTTCCGGCAGTTTTCCGGCACCGAATATAATCAGAATGATTACCAGTATGATAATCAATTCCGGCATTCCTATTCCAAACATATTACCTCCTAATCGGTCCTAGATTGTTTTAGCTCATCAAGCAGCTTTTTGAACTCTTTGGATTTAATATAGCGATCCACACTGCCTTGATATTCGATCCACTTTGTCCAGGCATCAATCCAGGATTCGTTGTGCCAATAACAGTCCTCATCCCCCCGGCCTTTCAGACGTTCGATATATTCTAAATATTCTTCTGAGCATCCCTGACAAAAGTTGTAAGGCACGCTGAGCTTTCGGCGGTATTGTTTACCAACCTCAGGGTTATGTTCGATCTGGGTCCCGCATTTCTCACACTTCATCGAGCAATGGGTGCATTGAAACACTTTTTGCACGGCCAACACTTTGCGTCTTCGTATTAACGCCGCCTTTTTGTCTTTGGCCAGATCGAGCTTTTTATCAATAGAAATGATGTCTGCCACGGATAACCTCGTCGTCCGAGCAATTGATTTTAGCCAGTCAAAGGCCGTTACTCGGACCTCTTTCCAGCGGGATTTCGACTATAACATCGGCCATTTTTTGTGTCAATCTTTTCAGATTATGGGATTTAATTCCAGAAAGCCTGACAACTATACCTGTATTTCATCATTTATACTGATCTAAAGCTTGTCAATCATTTCTTTGCGTGATAATCTGAAAATTTTAGTACCAGATAAACGAAATTACGATGAGGATTCAAGGAGTTGCACTATGGAAAGCAAGTTCCGACCCCGTGGCTTGCCTGCACTGATCGGCAGTTTGCCGCTGACAGATCATACTCAGGCCTGCAAGCTTGTTTTGGAATATACACCGCAGATCCCGTTGTGGATTCAGCTTCCGGCAAACAAAAATGAAGGAATGGTCCCGCAATTTATGCCGGGCTTGCCGGGGATATGCGCAACAACGGACACGGTACACATTGATACCGATCAGGCTGATTTTGAGAACGACATTATAACGTACTACGAAGACTACATGGCTGTGGCCGAAAATGATGCCGACCTGTCTGCGTCCAGGTTTGCATTGAGCGAAGAGACCGCCGGAGGGTTTTTTGTCCTAATTGAGAACCTGAAGCAACTTGATTCTGTCCCGGTTGCGGTCAAGGGTCAGGTTACCGGACCGTTTACATTCACCACCGGTATAGCGGATCAAAACAAAAAGGCCATTATTTACGACGAGCAGCTTAAGGATGTTGCGGTAAAATTGCTGGCTTTAAAGGCGCGCTGGCAGGTGCAGCAGTTAAACCAATTTGATTGTCCGGTCATTATATTCTTAGATGAGCCTGCTCTGGCGGGTTTTGGCTCATCTGAGTTTATCAGCATTTCACGGGATGAGATAGCCCAGAGTCTGGCGGAAGTGATTGCCGGGGTGCATGCAGAGGGCGGTCTGGCCGGAGTGCATGTGTGCGCCAATACGGACTGGAGCCTGGTCCTGGATTCCGCTGCGGATATCGTCAGTTTTGATGCCTATGGTTATTTTGACCGCTTTATTCTTTATGCGGACCAGCTTAAAGCCTTTCTGGATGCGGGCAAATTGATTGCCTGGGGGATGGTGCCCACTCTTGATCCCGATGAGTTGGAAAAAGCGACCACCGCGTCTTTGGTCGACCAATGGCAGCTAAAGGTAGCTCAGATTGAAAAACTGGGCATTGAATCCGATCAACTGATCGCGCAATCGCTGATCACTCCCAGTTGCGGTGCCGGATCGCTAAGTGTCGATCAGGCCGTCAAGGTCTTACAGCTCACAAGGGAAGTCTCGGAACAGATAAGGCAAAGCATAAGTTAAGGTTCAGGGTTCAGGGTTTCCCCCTACGCCTCTTCAAGGCTTCGGAGGACAAGCAGGGTTCAGGGTTTAGAAGCTCAGGTTCTGGGTTCAGAGTTTCGCTGGATCGGGGATTTACGTTTCATTGATGTTTGTTGAAGGTCGCGGCAATTTTAATGAGCAATGCGGAAGCACATTTATTGAACCTCAAAACCTTTGAACGCAGAACCCTGGAACCTGTTGACCGAAAGCTGATTGCTGATAACTGACCTTAGTTAATTGGACCCGAAATTTACATAAATTAGACCATATGAAGAGGTTGAGAATGACTGAAAACAAGAATGGAACTTTCACAGGCGCGACCCGCTATGTCCTCGATGATGAGCTGGCCAAGATCGTCAATATATCCATGGCGCTGGAAATGCCGCTGCTGCTCAAAGGCGAGCCCGGTACCGGGAAAACCATGCTGGCCCATGCCATTGCAGACAGTTTGAAAATGCCGTTGATTGTGCTGAATGTGAAATCCAGCATGAAGCTGGTTGAGGCCTTGTATCAGTACGACACCCTGACACGGCTCAACGACAGCCGCTTTGGCGATTCAAGCCGCGATGTCAGCAAGATTGAAGATTATATCCGCATGGGGAAAATCGGGCAGGCGTTTACCTCGGATACAAGAACCGTCTTATTGATCGACGAGATCGACAAGGCCGATACCGATTTTCAGGACGATATGCTGGATGTCCTGGACCAGATGGAGTTTGACATCATTGAAATCGATAAAACCATTTCAGCCACCTATCGCCCGGTCATTGTCATTACATCCAATGCCAAAAAGGACCTATCCGATCCGTTTTTGGGGCGCTGCAATTTTCACCATATCGCTTTCCCCGACCCCGATATGATGCGCAAAATCATCCGGGTCCATTTTCCCAAAATCGACTCGGATATGCTGGATCATGCTGTTACGGCATTTTACGGCGTGCGGGAATTCGGTGACATTGAAAAACGGCCGGCCACCCGGGAGCTGATCAATTGGATTCGGGCACTCAAGGCAGATCCGGATTTTAAGCCCAAACAGCTGGCCAAGGGCGATCTGCCGTATTTGGGTGTGCTGTTCAAGAAGAGCCAGGATTTGCAGAGGGCGCAGGGTGTGCTCGGTCGCCGTCGCTCCTACTAAAAGCAGTCTCAAAAATGTATCTATGGTTGATTTGGTTGAGCCCGTTGCCCGCTTGTCCGCCTCAGGCGGGTTAGCCCGTTTTTCTGTCAGTTTAAAATTAGACATTTTCCTTATTCAACCGGCTCAACCGGCTAACCGGGAACCGTGAACGAAGTGAACCTATGTTCGTTGATTTTTTCTATAAATTAAAAGATGTGGGCATTCCGGTGAGCCCCACATCCTTTTTAACCCTGCACAAAGCGCTGGGCAGCGGCCTGGTGAATTCTCTCGAAGACTTTTATACCGCTTCGCGCACCATTCTCGTTAAAAGCGAGCGCTATTTTGATCTGTATGATCAAGTCTTTGCCCACAGCTTTGAGGGTGCCGACCTGCCGGACCCGGAGGGCATGGAGCTCGATGAGGTGGCCCGTCTGATGCTGGAAGCCTGGCTGCAGCATCCTGAGGGCCTGGCGGACATACTGGGTATGGATGAATCGGCGCTGATGAAACTGACTCCGGAAGAGCTAATCGAATATTTTAAAGAGCGT
This genomic stretch from Desulfobacterales bacterium harbors:
- a CDS encoding electron transfer flavoprotein subunit alpha/FixB family protein; its protein translation is MPKIGILIETSPEGIKPTVNGVISAAQGPKNELYGLVFDGNGPAYKEELQAYGIHKIVDIRSDKGLLGWNPDCWARAIVAALNHFGINTLLGLTSFQTKDVFPRIAAILDAPLLLDCTQVDLDALTAEKSQYSGKTIARFKVSGSHFLFAIRPNVIAAQPALVTAEVLSFQTNIAEASLRVEAVKKDAGGAIDLAEAPIIIAGGRGMQNGDNYRILYECAQILGAAVGASRVAVDAGWVPHSMQVGQTGTTVSPNLYIACGISGSVQHFAGMKTAQVVVAINTDSQAAMMQHCDYGIAGDLFEVVPVLTRQLKAALKSE
- the tatA gene encoding twin-arginine translocase TatA/TatE family subunit produces the protein MFGIGMPELIIILVIILIIFGAGKLPEIGAGMGKAIRNFKGESDEAEKKEPEKIEEEKQE
- a CDS encoding MoxR family ATPase; this translates as MTENKNGTFTGATRYVLDDELAKIVNISMALEMPLLLKGEPGTGKTMLAHAIADSLKMPLIVLNVKSSMKLVEALYQYDTLTRLNDSRFGDSSRDVSKIEDYIRMGKIGQAFTSDTRTVLLIDEIDKADTDFQDDMLDVLDQMEFDIIEIDKTISATYRPVIVITSNAKKDLSDPFLGRCNFHHIAFPDPDMMRKIIRVHFPKIDSDMLDHAVTAFYGVREFGDIEKRPATRELINWIRALKADPDFKPKQLAKGDLPYLGVLFKKSQDLQRAQGVLGRRRSY